CACGCCGGCCGTGCAGCGTGCAGACACCGTGCTGCTGGAGCAGGCGCTGGCGCGCGCGGCGGAGCTGCCGAACCTGCGCGGCATCCTCGTTTCGCACCGCGGCGAGATCGTGCTGGAACGCTACACCGGCGGCGTGGACCGGGACCGGGTGACGAACGTGAAGTCCGCGTCCAAGAGCGTGCTTTCCGCGCTGGTGGGCATCGCCATCGCCGAGGGGCACATCCGCGGCACGGACCAGCCGATCAGCGACTTCTTTCCCGCGTACTTCGCGCGGCCGGGAGTGGACCCGCGGAAGCGCTCCATCACCGTCGGCCACCTGCTGTCGATGCAGTCGGGGCTGGAGTCCACCAGCTTCGGCGAGTACGGCGCCTGGGTCAGCAGCCGCCACTGGGTGAACGCCGCGCTGGACCAGCCGATGGTGGACGAGCCCGGCGGGCGCATGCTGTACAGCACGGGGAGCACGCACCTGCTTTCCGCCATCCTCACGCGCGCCACGGGCCGGAGCACCTGGGCGTACGCCAACGAGAAGATCGCCGAGCCGCTGGGCTTCCGCATCCGCCCGTGGCAGCGCGATCCGCAGGGCATCTTCTTCGGCGGCAACGACATGTACCTTACGCCGCGGCAGATGCTGCGCTTCGGGCAGATGTGGCTGGACGGCGGCGTGTACCAGGGGCGGCGGATCGTCCCCGAGGCGTGGGTGCGGGAAAGCGTGAAGCCGCGGACCACGTCGCCCTTCAACGGGCACGGCTACGGGCTGGGATGGTGGAGCCGCGAATCCGGCGGGCGGCGCGTGGCGTTCGCGTGGGGGTACGGCGGGCAGTACGTGTTCGTGGTGCCGGAGCTGGAGCTCGTGGCCGTCTTCATCTCGCGGTCCGACGGCCCCCGCGCGCCCGGCCATCTCCCCGCCATCCACGCCATCGTCGACGAGTTCCTGGTTCCCGGCGCCGCTGCGCGCAT
This window of the Longimicrobium sp. genome carries:
- a CDS encoding serine hydrolase, which encodes MIARPILLLSLLLAGCDAPRERGAEADTAPPAATRTLAATPAVQRADTVLLEQALARAAELPNLRGILVSHRGEIVLERYTGGVDRDRVTNVKSASKSVLSALVGIAIAEGHIRGTDQPISDFFPAYFARPGVDPRKRSITVGHLLSMQSGLESTSFGEYGAWVSSRHWVNAALDQPMVDEPGGRMLYSTGSTHLLSAILTRATGRSTWAYANEKIAEPLGFRIRPWQRDPQGIFFGGNDMYLTPRQMLRFGQMWLDGGVYQGRRIVPEAWVRESVKPRTTSPFNGHGYGLGWWSRESGGRRVAFAWGYGGQYVFVVPELELVAVFISRSDGPRAPGHLPAIHAIVDEFLVPGAAARMLAPAAGAS